In Gulosibacter molinativorax, a single window of DNA contains:
- a CDS encoding catalase, giving the protein MTQFESNIDPTLPSTRQNGAPAESDRNSLTVGSNGPIVLHDVQLVETLSAFNRERVPERNPHAKGAGAFGEFEATEDVSQWTHAHIFQKGNKTRSLARFSTVAGEQGSPDTWRDVRGFSLKFYTQEGNLDIVGNNTPVFFLRDPMKFPHFIRSQKRLPDSGLRSATMQWDFWTQNPESAHQVTYLMGERGLPRSWREMNGYSSHTYSWINKDGEISWVKYHWISDQGVHTLSNQEAEELAGKDAEYHRRDLFDSIAAGNFPSWTLKVQIMPYEDAKKYRFNPFDLTKIWSHKDYPLHEVGKLTLNENPANFFAEIEQAAFAPSNYVPGTGISPDKMLMGRMYGYADAQRARIGTNFAQLPVNRPIVKTNSYTFDGNMRFDHSGNAPVYAPNSFGRPHADETGPVENNWTSDGELVRIASALFPEDDDFGQPGTLVREVFNDAQRDQFVETVAGALDGVIEPVLSNAFQYWKNVDQTIGERIEKRWHENAGAVSVVGMGQDKDN; this is encoded by the coding sequence GTGACTCAGTTCGAATCCAACATCGACCCGACACTGCCGTCAACGCGCCAGAACGGCGCCCCCGCAGAAAGCGACCGCAACTCACTCACGGTTGGCTCGAACGGCCCGATCGTTCTGCACGACGTGCAGCTCGTCGAGACCCTTTCGGCATTCAACCGCGAGCGTGTGCCCGAGCGTAACCCGCACGCCAAGGGCGCCGGTGCATTCGGTGAGTTCGAGGCGACCGAGGACGTGTCGCAGTGGACCCACGCGCACATCTTCCAGAAGGGCAACAAGACCCGTTCGCTTGCGCGCTTTTCGACGGTTGCCGGTGAGCAGGGCTCGCCCGACACGTGGCGTGACGTTCGCGGCTTCTCGCTGAAGTTCTACACGCAGGAGGGCAACCTCGACATCGTGGGCAACAACACCCCGGTGTTCTTCCTCCGTGACCCGATGAAGTTCCCGCACTTCATCCGCTCGCAGAAGCGCCTGCCCGACTCGGGCCTGCGCAGTGCGACGATGCAGTGGGACTTCTGGACCCAGAACCCCGAGTCGGCGCACCAAGTGACCTACCTCATGGGTGAGCGTGGCCTGCCCCGAAGCTGGCGCGAGATGAACGGCTACTCGTCGCACACCTACTCGTGGATCAACAAGGACGGCGAGATTTCGTGGGTGAAGTACCACTGGATCTCGGACCAGGGCGTGCACACCCTCAGCAACCAGGAGGCCGAGGAGCTCGCCGGTAAGGACGCCGAGTACCACCGCCGCGACCTGTTCGACTCGATCGCCGCGGGCAACTTCCCGTCGTGGACCCTCAAGGTGCAGATCATGCCGTACGAGGACGCGAAGAAGTACCGCTTCAACCCGTTCGACCTCACCAAGATCTGGTCGCACAAGGACTACCCGCTGCACGAGGTTGGCAAGCTCACGCTCAACGAGAACCCGGCGAACTTCTTCGCCGAGATCGAGCAGGCGGCGTTCGCTCCGTCGAACTACGTCCCCGGCACCGGCATCTCGCCGGACAAGATGCTCATGGGCCGCATGTACGGCTACGCAGACGCACAGCGCGCCCGCATCGGCACCAACTTCGCGCAGCTGCCGGTGAACCGTCCGATCGTCAAGACGAACAGCTACACCTTCGACGGCAACATGCGCTTCGACCACTCGGGCAACGCCCCGGTCTACGCCCCGAACTCGTTCGGTCGCCCGCACGCTGACGAGACCGGTCCGGTCGAGAACAACTGGACTTCCGATGGCGAGCTCGTGCGCATCGCTTCGGCGCTCTTCCCCGAGGACGACGACTTCGGCCAGCCCGGCACCCTCGTGCGCGAGGTCTTCAACGACGCGCAGCGCGACCAGTTCGTCGAGACCGTCGCCGGTGCGCTTGACGGCGTCATCGAGCCGGTTCTGTCGAACGCGTTCCAGTACTGGAAGAACGTCGACCAGACCATCGGCGAGCGCATCGAGAAGCGCTGGCACGAGAACGCCGGTGCGGTGTCGGTTGTCGGCATGGGCCAGGACAAGGACAACTAG
- a CDS encoding ABC transporter ATP-binding protein — translation MKTVLDPTASSTTAGTVELRDVTKSFATNDGNHLVLRDITLSIPPRHIVAIIGASGSGKSTLLRLVAGLGDGPTTGEATIDGTTIAEYDSRCGVAFQEARLLPWRSVFENVSLGLPKGTAKDAGEARVRHLLELVGLDGFADHRPREISGGMAQRASLARALARNPEVLLLDEPFGALDALTRLRMHDLLLEVHAASPTTVLFVTHDVDEALKLADTVLVLGTQKRPATATRDAERVPGATVIDVVQPRELRPRSTTSREFAELRHRLLDNLGVQLSSEA, via the coding sequence ATGAAAACTGTGCTTGATCCCACCGCATCCAGCACGACCGCGGGCACCGTCGAACTCCGCGACGTGACGAAGTCGTTCGCGACCAACGACGGCAACCACCTCGTCCTGCGGGACATAACCCTGTCCATCCCGCCGCGGCACATCGTCGCGATAATCGGAGCGAGCGGCTCCGGCAAATCGACGCTGCTGCGCCTCGTTGCGGGCCTCGGCGATGGGCCGACCACGGGCGAGGCCACCATCGATGGCACGACGATTGCGGAATACGACAGCCGCTGCGGGGTCGCGTTCCAGGAAGCACGGCTGCTGCCGTGGCGCTCGGTCTTCGAGAATGTCTCGCTCGGTCTGCCGAAAGGCACGGCGAAGGATGCGGGGGAGGCCCGGGTGCGCCACTTGCTTGAGCTGGTTGGCCTCGACGGCTTCGCCGACCACCGACCGCGCGAGATTTCAGGCGGAATGGCGCAGCGCGCATCCCTCGCTCGAGCACTCGCACGCAACCCCGAAGTTCTGCTGCTCGACGAGCCGTTTGGCGCGCTCGATGCGCTGACACGTTTGAGGATGCACGACCTGCTGCTCGAAGTCCACGCCGCGTCCCCGACGACGGTGCTGTTCGTGACTCACGACGTCGACGAGGCGTTGAAGCTCGCCGACACCGTACTCGTGCTCGGCACGCAGAAGCGACCGGCCACCGCGACCCGCGACGCGGAACGTGTTCCCGGCGCCACCGTCATCGACGTGGTGCAGCCGCGCGAACTGCGACCCAGAAGCACAACATCCCGCGAGTTTGCCGAACTGCGGCACCGCTTGCTCGACAATCTCGGGGTGCAGTTGTCCTCAGAGGCGTAG
- a CDS encoding Fur family transcriptional regulator gives MTERDMISWTDRLRAAGLRVTSRRLALLEALDAHPHASVDEVFQHTAALVPSLTKQAVYVSLDDFVASGLIRRLDGSPARYETRTADNHHHLICDDCGKIIDVDCAVGEAPCLIPGHAEGFNIRVAEVVYRGQCPECAALAIAS, from the coding sequence GTGACCGAACGCGATATGATCTCTTGGACCGACCGCCTCCGTGCGGCCGGTTTGCGAGTGACCTCGCGCCGACTCGCACTGCTGGAGGCGCTTGACGCGCATCCGCATGCTTCGGTCGACGAAGTCTTCCAGCACACCGCGGCCCTGGTGCCTAGCCTCACCAAGCAGGCCGTGTACGTGAGCCTCGATGACTTCGTCGCGAGTGGACTCATCCGGAGGCTCGATGGCTCGCCGGCGCGCTACGAAACGCGCACCGCAGACAACCATCACCACCTCATCTGCGATGACTGCGGCAAGATCATCGACGTCGACTGCGCGGTTGGCGAGGCACCGTGTCTCATTCCGGGGCACGCAGAGGGCTTCAACATTCGCGTCGCTGAAGTGGTCTATCGGGGCCAGTGCCCCGAATGCGCCGCGCTAGCCATCGCATCCTGA
- a CDS encoding IS256 family transposase: MVTVTDAHSNPKQAAELVAELKASGALDELFSRIDSGEVELTGDGGLVPALIKETLERGLQAEMTSHLGYAKDDREAKATANSRNGSSAKTVASEVGDIEIAVPRDRDGSFTPRLVPKGSRRLGGLDDMIISLYAGGMTIRDIQHHLVSTIGTELSHETISTITDAVLEAVMDWQNRPLEEFYPVIYLDAIRVKVRDNGHVRSKAAHIAVGVDMDGIKHVLGIWVQNTEGASFWAHVCAELANRGVRDVLIVCCDGLTGLPEAIEATWPDSLVQTCVVHLIRAANRFVAYGDRKAVSKGLKAIYAAANEDTALQALTEFAESPLGQKYPSAVAVWENAWDRFTPFLQFPPEVRRVIYTTNSIESLNYQLRKVTKNRSQFPTDDSVVKLLWLAICNIEDKRAREREKERGKPGPRKASGRLVEGQITTNWKQALAQLAVAYPDRINRNF; this comes from the coding sequence ATGGTGACTGTGACCGATGCACATTCGAACCCGAAACAAGCTGCTGAGCTCGTCGCTGAGCTCAAGGCGTCTGGTGCTCTTGACGAGCTGTTCTCCCGGATCGATTCCGGCGAGGTCGAGCTGACCGGTGATGGCGGGCTCGTGCCGGCGCTGATCAAAGAGACCCTCGAGCGCGGCCTGCAGGCGGAGATGACTTCGCACTTGGGGTATGCGAAGGACGATCGCGAAGCGAAGGCGACGGCGAACTCGAGGAACGGCTCGTCAGCCAAGACTGTGGCGTCCGAGGTGGGCGATATCGAGATCGCCGTGCCCCGGGACCGTGACGGGTCGTTCACCCCGCGCTTGGTGCCGAAGGGCTCCAGGCGGCTCGGTGGGCTTGATGACATGATCATCAGCCTCTACGCCGGTGGGATGACGATCCGGGATATCCAGCATCACCTCGTATCGACGATCGGCACCGAGCTCTCGCACGAGACGATCTCCACAATCACTGACGCGGTGTTGGAGGCGGTGATGGACTGGCAGAACCGGCCGCTCGAGGAGTTCTACCCCGTGATCTACCTCGACGCGATCCGGGTGAAGGTCCGCGACAACGGCCACGTTCGATCCAAGGCCGCGCATATCGCCGTCGGCGTGGACATGGACGGGATCAAGCACGTGCTCGGCATCTGGGTGCAGAACACCGAAGGCGCGTCGTTCTGGGCCCACGTCTGCGCCGAGCTGGCCAACCGGGGAGTCCGGGACGTGCTCATCGTGTGCTGCGACGGGCTCACCGGTCTGCCTGAGGCGATTGAGGCGACTTGGCCGGACTCGTTGGTCCAGACGTGCGTCGTGCACCTCATCCGGGCCGCGAACCGGTTCGTGGCCTACGGGGATCGGAAGGCCGTGTCCAAGGGGCTCAAAGCGATCTACGCCGCGGCGAACGAGGACACCGCCTTGCAGGCGCTCACGGAGTTCGCCGAATCCCCGCTGGGGCAGAAGTACCCGTCAGCGGTCGCGGTATGGGAGAACGCGTGGGACCGGTTCACACCGTTCCTGCAGTTCCCGCCCGAAGTGCGGCGGGTGATCTATACGACGAACAGCATCGAGTCGCTGAACTACCAGCTGCGCAAGGTCACGAAGAACCGCTCCCAGTTCCCCACCGATGACTCCGTCGTGAAGTTGCTCTGGCTGGCGATCTGCAACATCGAGGACAAACGCGCCCGGGAACGCGAAAAGGAACGCGGCAAACCCGGCCCCAGGAAGGCCTCCGGGCGGCTCGTCGAGGGACAGATCACGACGAACTGGAAACAAGCCCTTGCCCAGCTAGCAGTGGCCTACCCCGACCGAATCAACCGAAACTTCTGA
- a CDS encoding FHA domain-containing protein, with translation MTELHDGINRERHAGPTRSPHQDPPHYGEGQTTHSTYGAGDPRIVMTGIEDPLGSPEFHLTHEVTTIGSDPDNDIVLEGILPHHATISHTEMDDYVLDTLGDTETSTAGEESPTDDAPTGVLLRHGAEFRIHGYGFSFQRSEYADHGRPYGGREGGELSRQPQQDAPPDYRERHELAVNDGLHAKLDETLEAQAQRRRNEQPGPAAP, from the coding sequence ATGACCGAACTACACGATGGGATCAACCGAGAACGACACGCGGGTCCGACGCGGTCGCCGCACCAGGATCCGCCGCACTACGGCGAGGGCCAGACCACCCACAGCACCTACGGTGCCGGCGACCCCAGGATCGTCATGACCGGGATTGAAGACCCGCTAGGGTCACCGGAGTTTCATCTCACCCACGAGGTGACCACGATCGGTTCTGATCCGGACAACGACATCGTGCTCGAAGGCATCCTCCCGCATCACGCGACCATCAGCCACACCGAGATGGACGACTACGTGCTCGACACGCTTGGCGACACTGAGACGTCTACCGCGGGCGAAGAGTCCCCAACCGACGACGCACCGACCGGTGTGTTGCTTCGGCACGGCGCGGAGTTCCGCATCCACGGCTATGGCTTCTCGTTCCAGCGCAGCGAGTATGCGGACCACGGTCGCCCGTACGGCGGCCGTGAGGGCGGTGAGCTTTCTCGCCAGCCCCAACAGGATGCCCCGCCCGACTATCGCGAGCGGCACGAGTTGGCGGTGAACGATGGGCTTCACGCGAAGCTCGACGAGACGCTGGAGGCACAGGCGCAGCGGCGCCGGAACGAGCAACCGGGCCCGGCCGCACCGTAG
- a CDS encoding spermidine synthase, which yields MARKRQDTDFTATLASGRQAMAKKDGPRITLFVDGTPQSEINIEDPGDLSFGYIRHMSHVLDLAFPLGGPITAVHLGAGALTIPRYLEHSRPGSRQQVIELERDLVEFVREVAPLPAHASIRIRYGDAREQLAKLPRGLAGKVDALIVDVFAGSQTPAHVTSLEFFQELGAFLAPDGVVLVNISDGHDLTFARGEVATIREAIGPTQLISDPAVFKGRRFGNIVAAASRDRREYPGLARLAASGFPPATVHSDAQTFQWLRGATPVRDAQAKPSPAPASNIFRDRS from the coding sequence ATGGCACGGAAGCGACAGGACACCGATTTCACCGCGACACTCGCCTCCGGCCGACAGGCAATGGCAAAGAAAGACGGACCACGAATCACCCTGTTCGTCGACGGCACCCCGCAGTCCGAAATCAACATCGAGGACCCGGGCGACCTCAGCTTCGGGTATATCCGCCACATGAGCCACGTGCTCGATCTCGCGTTCCCACTCGGTGGGCCCATCACCGCGGTGCACCTCGGCGCAGGCGCCCTCACCATCCCCCGCTATCTCGAGCACAGCCGTCCCGGCTCGCGCCAGCAAGTGATCGAGCTCGAGCGCGACCTGGTCGAGTTCGTGCGCGAGGTCGCGCCGTTGCCCGCTCACGCATCCATTCGCATCCGATATGGCGACGCACGTGAGCAGCTCGCGAAGCTACCTCGCGGGCTCGCAGGCAAGGTGGATGCGCTGATTGTGGATGTGTTCGCCGGCTCTCAGACTCCGGCACACGTCACCTCGCTCGAGTTCTTTCAGGAACTCGGGGCCTTCCTCGCGCCAGATGGCGTTGTACTCGTGAATATCTCTGACGGCCACGATCTGACGTTCGCTCGCGGCGAGGTGGCCACGATCCGGGAGGCGATTGGGCCTACGCAGCTCATCTCGGATCCGGCGGTATTTAAGGGACGCCGCTTCGGCAACATCGTCGCCGCAGCAAGCCGCGACAGACGCGAGTATCCGGGCCTTGCGCGACTCGCCGCATCCGGCTTCCCGCCAGCGACCGTGCACAGCGACGCGCAGACCTTCCAGTGGCTGCGGGGCGCGACACCCGTACGCGACGCTCAAGCCAAGCCCTCTCCCGCCCCTGCCAGCAATATTTTTCGAGATCGTTCGTGA
- a CDS encoding MBL fold metallo-hydrolase, translating to MTHPFTPKLDSFGTVEIHYAELNDYENNCYVIVDTVTGSALIVDAADAAPYVLRLLDVANDAALAADRPEIQPVGILTTHKHPDHWQALGEVRDDLGVPTLAGAADAAEIPVPTDRPLVHGDEVHVGDLRLGVIGLRGHTDGSVALSVVSSDAAPRLITGDSLFPGGIGNTWDDPARYEQLLTDVVERVFRRFPDSTVFYPGHGLPSTLGKERGFLNRWRLLGGLEAANPALDAYSPEG from the coding sequence ATGACGCATCCATTCACGCCAAAGCTGGATTCTTTCGGCACCGTCGAGATTCACTACGCCGAGCTGAACGACTATGAGAACAACTGCTACGTCATCGTCGACACGGTCACTGGGTCGGCCCTGATCGTCGACGCGGCCGACGCCGCGCCCTATGTGTTGCGTCTGCTCGACGTCGCGAACGACGCCGCGCTCGCCGCTGACCGACCCGAGATTCAGCCGGTGGGCATCCTCACGACCCACAAGCATCCCGACCACTGGCAGGCGCTCGGCGAAGTGCGCGACGATCTCGGCGTGCCGACTCTGGCTGGTGCGGCGGATGCTGCGGAGATTCCCGTGCCTACGGATCGCCCGCTTGTTCATGGCGACGAGGTGCACGTGGGAGACCTACGGCTCGGGGTGATTGGACTGCGCGGGCACACGGACGGCTCCGTCGCGTTGTCTGTTGTGTCTTCGGATGCGGCTCCTCGGCTGATCACCGGCGACTCGCTGTTTCCCGGTGGCATTGGGAACACGTGGGATGACCCGGCGCGATACGAGCAACTGCTGACCGACGTGGTCGAGCGCGTGTTTCGGCGTTTTCCCGATTCGACAGTGTTCTACCCGGGGCACGGGTTGCCATCGACGTTGGGAAAAGAACGCGGCTTCCTCAACCGCTGGCGGCTGCTCGGCGGGCTCGAGGCGGCGAATCCGGCGCTGGATGCGTACTCGCCCGAGGGTTAG
- a CDS encoding ABC transporter permease has protein sequence MSIDAETTTAQDPVIAVVATEPPAEAPVAPPISKRRRRGLGWAVGAIVPLVLFVFWQWSTSAGLFTPVQLPAPRAVYDAAVDLVDRGQLFGHIGISLQRVLLGFFIGAVLGVVIGSIIGLSRLSHMLFAPTIGAFRAVTGLAWVPLLALWIGIGEDAKVTLVAIGAFFPVYTTVASALRHVDPHLIEAGKAFGLHGVSLLVSVRIPAALPAILSGLRLALAQAWLFVVAAELLASSEGLGFLLVDSQNNGRVDRMILAIILLAVIGKICDSLFAVAEKAALKKWS, from the coding sequence ATGAGCATTGACGCCGAGACGACGACCGCGCAAGATCCCGTGATTGCTGTCGTGGCGACCGAACCGCCGGCGGAAGCGCCCGTCGCGCCGCCGATTTCGAAGCGGCGACGCCGTGGTCTTGGCTGGGCTGTCGGGGCGATCGTGCCGCTTGTGTTGTTCGTGTTTTGGCAGTGGAGCACGAGTGCTGGGCTCTTCACGCCCGTGCAGTTGCCGGCCCCGCGCGCGGTATACGACGCGGCCGTCGATCTAGTCGACCGCGGGCAGCTCTTCGGCCACATCGGAATTTCCCTGCAGCGCGTGCTGCTCGGCTTTTTCATTGGCGCCGTGCTCGGCGTCGTGATCGGCTCGATCATTGGGCTCTCGCGGCTGTCGCACATGCTGTTCGCGCCGACGATCGGCGCATTCCGCGCGGTCACCGGCCTCGCGTGGGTGCCGCTGCTCGCGCTGTGGATCGGTATCGGTGAGGATGCGAAAGTCACCCTGGTTGCGATCGGCGCGTTCTTCCCCGTGTACACGACCGTCGCATCCGCGCTGCGCCACGTGGATCCGCACCTGATTGAGGCGGGCAAGGCTTTTGGATTGCACGGAGTGTCGTTGCTCGTATCGGTGCGCATCCCGGCGGCGCTGCCAGCGATCTTGTCGGGCCTGCGCTTGGCGCTGGCGCAGGCGTGGCTATTCGTGGTCGCGGCGGAGCTGCTCGCGTCCTCGGAGGGCCTCGGGTTCCTGCTGGTCGATTCGCAGAATAACGGCCGTGTCGACCGCATGATTCTCGCGATCATCCTGCTCGCCGTGATCGGCAAGATCTGCGACAGCCTCTTTGCCGTGGCCGAGAAGGCCGCGTTGAAGAAGTGGAGCTAG
- a CDS encoding DUF7218 family protein — translation MPRSSIKDEELYKRLREEGNSEEKAARIANAAAKEGRDKVGSRGGSAEDYEDRTVEELRDRARELGLSGYSKLRKQDLIDLLRNH, via the coding sequence ATGCCACGATCGAGCATCAAAGACGAAGAACTCTACAAGCGCCTTCGCGAGGAAGGGAACTCGGAAGAGAAGGCAGCACGCATCGCGAATGCGGCGGCGAAGGAAGGGCGTGACAAGGTGGGCTCGCGCGGCGGTTCCGCGGAGGACTACGAGGACCGAACCGTCGAAGAACTCCGCGACCGCGCGCGCGAGCTTGGGCTAAGCGGGTATTCCAAGTTGCGCAAGCAGGACCTGATCGACCTCCTGCGGAACCATTGA